GGAAAGACCCAAAGTCATATGGTTTATTTCTATGTAGttataaatcagaaaaatgcTTAACACAACATGTATGTTGACCTATAAGGAAAGTATTAGAACTGCCCATTAACATCACAATAACATGAGAGATAAGATTAAATTATCTTTACTTATGTACAATAATAGGAATCAAACAAATATACTATctcatgaaataagtcagatccAAAAGAGTAAATAGTGCATGATGTTATGTAAGTGATAAAAGAGACAAGACCAATCTATGCAATTAGCAGCCAGAGTAGTGGATATCCTAGGTGGCTAGATGGGGGACTTCTAGGATATTCTACAATGTTCTGTTTCTTACCTGAGTTCTAGTTTCATGGGTTAAGTCTATCAAAATGTACTGAGCCATGAACTCTGTactttttatgcatatatattaataaatagcttttttaaaGTAACTGTTAACAATTTTAGACCTATTGATAAgactttctttataatttaagtGAGAAACTAGATACAAAATGTTCTGAATCTGTGAGATACTTCTTGAGGTGCGTCTCCAGCTGAGTTAATACAACAGCGACCATGTCCATGATTAACTCCCTGCTTCTAATAACAAATCACTCTTCCTGGGCAAGTATGACTCAAGGTAGGATGATtatatttctccctcttctggaGATAAAGTGATTGCTCCTATAGGCTCAGCATATGATTCAAACTAGATCAATTGCGGTCcttttttggaatatttcataatgaaactggaaaagaaaagccCTCTTCCTTtttgggtcctgggactgaatgaATGTCAACTTGAAGCTTGGGTTCAGATGGCTCAAGATTTATCAAGAATGCTAGCCTGAGAAAATGACAGCAATAGACACAAAGAAGGAACCAGAGAgtctgtgtttgtgtatgtgggtgtgggtgggtgtgggtgtgagaGCATGTctgcaagagagagaaagagaggatagATTTTGAATCTATAGATACAACTAGCTGAGGCAGTTCTCTTCAATCCCAGCCTTTtctatggtttattttttattcgtaTAATTCAGGTTGAGTCTTTTCACTTGTAACTAAAATAGTCGTAATTGGCAGAAAATCAAGCTATAGTCAGTTTTAATTCTCTAGAATTCTCATAAATATTAATTGTCACATCCTGGAAAAAGGTTTAGATAttatacaaacaaaaacatggcTTTAGGTTAAAGAATACAACATTGACTGGAGACCCAAAGAGAAGATCAAatgctttagaaataaaacaagaaggcaAAATTAAGATGACGTGGGTGAAGATCAAAATATGCTGAcaagttatattaaaataaactttgctaaaagcacacacacacttaaGGTAACAGGTTTTGTAAGAAGAAACCTTCATTTTTCACAGATACAGAACATAAATCCAAAAGAAACTATAATCTTTTTTTCACCATTAATAGCTATAAAGCTATTAGCTTTCCTATTAATAGCTGTTCCTAGTTATTTGCAGGTATTACAATTTCGCATATGCATCTTCATTCcagatatacataaaatatgcCCCTTCCGTTTCAGCTActtctatttttcctgttttcttatttctcagtttttgctCTTCTATGATGAGATTAAAATTATTAGTATGTGAAGGAGTCacatatttgtttccttcttttacttctttttctctgagaaaagagaaacaaaatactaTTACTGGATTATTTAGGGAAAAGAAACCAGAAGGAAGGGGAACGTTGGGTTACTGGGGGTCTAAACCAACCAACCCCAACTTTGGAAGTGCATGCTCTATGAAGGAGAGAAACCAAGATGGTAGGATCAGTAGTAGCTTGAGGGTTTCTTCGTCATTTGCAAGTGAGAGAGAACAAAGAGGGTAGCATATTCTAATCTGATTTCTTACAAACTAAAATAAGATTTTAGTATAGATTGAAACTTCTATCTGATCTTTGATTGAACTGGCGCAGCATGTATTGTCGAGAGAATTTGAGAAACATGGTGAACAATAGATCCAAGCAGGGGGTAGCCATAGAGCTGACACTTTCAAGTGTCTATACCACCAAATACAACTACCTGTTTTCTCAGGAGGCAAATCCTCTAAGAAGTCATCTGCAGCCCACAGCATCTGTCTCAGTGCAGAGAGAATCAGAAGGTCCTTTACGGGTTCCAGTTCCCACTCTGAGGTATAATTACTAACCACCAAGATGTCAGAAAGAGCAAATCCAAGTTCTTTGTGGACCATCTCTAACTGCAAAACAGAAACAGTGACAAAGACTTATCTTAGGTCAATATATATTGTGAAAACAGTGACAAAAAGCAGGAGCTTGGCAATGGTATACCTGTTGGGGAAATGAGGATAGAGATCTGGTCTCATAAATACTTTCTTAAAGAGCTTCACAAGTCAATGTTCAGTATCGCTATTAATTTTCATCAAGAATACACACAACAGATTCCAcgtgaattagaaatgaaagataacTAATAGTTCTATTAGATAACTTTGAAACTGAAGCATTTTTAATACTCTTACGCTGGAATCTGTAATTTCCCTGTTTCCTATTATAAGTATTCTCATGATTAGTCAATTTTTATTAGACTAGTTTAATGATGATATTTAATTCTTGCTTAGACTAATTTCTCTGTGGAATGACACCACCTGGGTTCAAAACGGGTCTCTGTTACTTCTTGTCACTGTCAAAAACACtgtgcttttgtttcctcatctttaaaatgcgGTAATGATGGCACCCATCTCACAGATGGTAGATTTaataggtgatgggaatgaaggaggacacttgtgatgagcactgggtgatatatggaagtgttgaatcactatattgtaagcctgaaagcaataaaatacagtatattaactaactggaatttaaataaaaacttaaaagaagaggaaaaaaattgctATGACTCCCTGTAATGTACCTAATTAAGTCAATTCACCTGTgcaaatataactttttaattttatctcttcCTACAAGGATTCAGCCCTCCACTAAACGGAATGATTCCATGCTTCCCACTCACACTGCCTTTTCATACACTGATGTATTGACATATATCATCCTCATAACcccaatttttttcctctttttgtctcttcaCCTCCTGAAACTTTCCTCCTCTTTGAAAGCTATTTTCCAGTGACACTCCAGGAATGAAATCTTCCCCATCTCCCTTAACATAATATTTTCCTCTCTAAACTTTCACTTTTGAGTCCCTTCATGAGGTTTATCATACTCATACTCTGTCAATTTTTTCCtatcccaccccccatcccctcacctccaTTGATAAAATTCTAAGCTTTTGAGTGAAgagaaattgttttaattatctgTGTATCTGGTTAGAGATGATCACTCTGACTCAGTATGAAAAGcaatcaataaatacttgttgatgggcacctgggtggctcaatggttgagtgtctgccttcagctcaggtcatgaaccccaGGGtctccatcgggctccccacaggaagtctgcttctccctctgcctacgtctctgcctctctctgtgtgtctctcattaataaacaaatacaatctttctaaataaataaataagcaagcattTGTTGAATTGAACCTAATTAGATTAAATTATAATGAATGGAATGATCTGTGTCTGtgtaaagatgaataaatatttaatttttaaatcttgggACACGAATCTGAATTATCCAAGCAATTGTTTTAATTCTTAAGTTCTGTAggtgtccattttattttttttccattttatttttatacacagTAGTACCAGGTGATTATAGTGACATATCCCAGAATATGTGTTTACAAAAAGGAACATCATTCATTACCTTGCACTTCACAGGTGTACATCTATATATGTCTATGAAGTCACCTTTTGTAATCAGATCCAAGCTATCCACATGAGTGAGCAACACCACATGTATTATACCTAGACCAAACAGATACATGTCACTTTGATCATTAAAGACAGCATCAGTATTTTTCAGTTAATCAGCTATCAATTATAAAACACACTTTCTATGGAGTCATTTCAGAGATTTGGGAAGGTCCACTCCCCTAAAAATATCCCTTTCAACTACTCATTAGTACATGGAATTCCTTTGACATAGGAAATTTCCTTCATTGCTTTCTATGGTAAGAAATGAGGCTTCAAATAAAACCACCTCTTGGAAGAGATAAACTAAAACTGAGCTACAATATTGTTGACTGGTCTTATGTCCGATCCCAACAATTGTTTTTATGGAGACTAGAGAAAAGAGATCTAATAAACAAGAtgggggagaagaaggaggaaatagCATTGTCAAAGCATCACAAATAAACTGCTCTCTGTCACAATGCTTTCTGCACACCTCCCTTGCAAGATTTCAAACTTCAATGAGCAAGTAAATCATTTCATGCTTCTAACTTAATCAAGATTGTGATAAACTGGCTCTTTCCCAGACAGAATGGATAATAAAGCCAAGAAAAGCCAATATGGGGCTTTTCTAATTCCCTGATCCTGTTTACCTTCTCCTAAGCCTTTATACTACCACTCCCTACCTAACATCTTACTTCCCTGTCACCTTTTCTTACTgatatattgttttccatttctaatcATTTAAGATCCAAGGGAAAAGCTAGAACTTTTGGTAAATAAATTCATGCTAGGATATAGTGATAGCAGGTAGTGAGGACTGTGCTAAACTCTTCAAATATAATGATTtgtttaatccttataataaatctctgaggtaggtgctattattatactaattttatagattaggaaattgAGACCATAGAGAGTTTAAGTCACTCACACAGAATCATACAGCTATCAAGAGCTTGATTTGATTGAACCACACTGATGGGCCAGAGAAGATTCACATGCCCAATTTCTTAAGCTTCTCATCCTGTTCTAAAACCATTCTATAATATAGTCTAATAAATTACTCTTAATAGCAAAGTGGAATGAGACTCACCACACTTTATCAACTCCCTTCGAATTTTTTTGATCTTTGCCATCATCTCATAAGAGAGGTGTTCAACAGAGTTGATGTTGAACACAAATACCACACAATGAATTCTGTCCTTCAGCAATGGGTTTTCAATATAGTTACTATGACCTGGTGTGATTGGTTTCATGGGATTAAACTGTAAGGTAAACATAAAGCAATATATTAATTCCATGGATATTTATGAGCACATACTATGTATGAGGCGGTATACAAGTCTCTGATATTATGAGGCTAGCAATCCAATAGGGAAGACAGTCTATGTAAGTAGCAAGCAGCCTGTTCACACAGGCAAGTAAAGCTTCTGCAAGAAAGGGACACGTAATCTGGGAGCTACAAAGTAGGGGGGGGGGTTGTCTGATAAAGGGAACGAGCATACAGTAGAAAGTGTTCTAGATAGAAGCAGTGTGGGCGAAGGTGGAGGTGAGAACATTCAGAAAGAAATCCGGCATCATCACACAGAATGCAAGGGCAGAAAGTGGTTCAAAACGAGATGCATATACTCTCAAACTAGCAATCCCTCTGCTGGGAATCTGTCACAGGTATACtagcaaaaatacaaaatgatgtaGGTACAAGCCTATTAACTTCAGGGCTATTTGTAGTAGCAAGACTctaatatatcaattatatatatatatatatatatatatatatatatatatatggtatttcATGACTTCccaaaaaagagaagaaccaCAAATCTGTAAGTATTTTCTTATAcagtaaaaaaggaaagtaaaccatacatttttatatggttgcttatttttaaaaaggaaaaaaaatgtatttgaaggggcagagaaataaaatggattctTTGACTATGCCCCAGTTTGTAAAGTTGACTTTAGACTACATTTCAGTATGCCAAAACTAATTGCATATGGTTTGGGTAAATGTTAGTTGACTACTAAGGGTGTGTTCAGTATTTGTGACCATAGTTTTGGTGTACTTGCTATGATTTATGGATTAAATGCTAtgatgtagggatgcctgggtggctcagtggttgggagcctgcctctggctcaggtagtgatccagggatccagaatcaagtccctcattggactccctgcgaggagcctgcttctccgtctgcctatgtctctgtctctctctctctctctctctcagtctgtgtatctcatgaataaataaataaatctttttttaaaaatgttacaatgTATTAAATTTGATTCCAAATAATACAGGAGAGGAGAAAGTGGATAGACATGGATGATGCGCTGTGAATCAAAAATTGTTGAAGCTGAGTAAATGGGAATTCGTTAAATTGTCTTGTCTACTTTTGCATTGGTTTGAAATTCtctataataaatttgtttttttaaaaaagaatatttaaaaataaactttgccTCTATAAGATAATGCTATACTAAAGAATGAAAAGCCAttgcataaatagaaaaataaaacatgctgtGTTTCTGGATAAAAACACTGGATATGCAAAGATGTAAATAAACtttcaatataaaattttaatgtaattttaatcaAAACACCAACAAATCAAACAcaaacaatcaaataaaatacaaataagctCACTTGGAAAAgtatattgtgaaaatgttaagaaaaacagATGCAAGAAATAAGTAATGAATATGACATGTCCGGTGAAGTATAAAGACATAGTTGATTACTATggtaattaaaacaattaaatagggacacctgggtggctcaggggttgagcggctgcctttggctcagagtgtgatcctgggatcccgggatcaagtctgacatcgggctccctgcatggagcctgcttgtccctctccctatgtctctgcctctctctctgcatctctcattaataaataaataaaatcttttaaaaaacaattaaatgataTGATAATAACAAGAATATCATAAAGGGATTGATAAAtacaacaaaagaacaaactaGAGAATATGAAAACCAATCCCTACATTTGGTAGGTAAAAGATGCAAAGACATTCAATGAAAGATGTTGGCACAATTGACTATTCATTTGGAACTAGATAAATTAATGACTAATTCAAAatctaaatgtttataaaaagtactagaaagttttaaaaaatatgacagaCTAAAGTGGCTTTCTCTTTAATCTCCCCCCTCCTCTCGCCTAGGACATCTGAGAGCATAAGGATGAAAGCCACATGTCTTAGTCTGCTTGAGCTGTTATAACAAATGACCATATTTGGTGTCTTACAGGACAAAAATTacctctcacagttctgggggctagaaagtccaagatcaaggtgctagcaGATTTGGCAtctccttgctgtgtcctcatatggcagaGAGAAAGATTTATATcacttcttgtaaggacactacTCCCATTAATGAGGGATTTACCCTGTGACCTAATCACCTTTCAAAGGtcccaactgaaaaaaaaaaaaaaagatcccctaCAATGTGCTGTaatgccatcacattggggattagggctttGGCAAGTGAATTTTAGGGAGACACAAAGCACCCCATACTGAGGGTCTCAGTAAGAGAAAGTCAGATTGACCTTTGAAATTGATAACCTCAGAGAGCTTTCACACTGGCCCAAAGCTGCCTACCTTCAGACTTCCTGTTACGGAAGGAAAATTACCTTTGTGAGTAAATTGCTGTATTTGGATTTCTGTTTCACATAGCCAAAGGCAATTGAATATGCAACAACATTCAGAGTTGTTATGGCAGCTTTGACAAAAGAGTCTTTGGATGTTTTAATTCTTTGTAGAATAAAGTAtcaaaaaggaacaaatgatCTTGAACAAGTATAgttcaagaaaataaatcataatgcATTAAATTAGACTAGCCTCTGCCGTTGTCTATAgtgagcaaaaataaacattttaaatatcagttATACTTTCTCAATAATTAGTTCAATCATACCTGGTATCTGTCAGAAATGTGGCCTTTTAAGATGTAGACTATGTCATCCATGCACAGCCCTTTGTCCTCCTCACCCAGGCCCATTGAGTCACACAGAATAAATGGCAGGGAGTAGTTATGCCCCGCATCCTTAATGGAATATACCCTGTACTACAGAGGAGAAAAAGGCAGTATTaaggtacattttttaaattgcaaatggAGGTAAAGCCTTCACGTAATGAAGTCAACCAGCAAAAGACTTTTCAACCCTAATTAACTCAAACAAAGAAGTAAAGACTGAGTGACCTTGAATGGACATACCTTGTCAGACACCCCGGCTGCGTCAGAGCCCACCAGAGCCTGGTGTGTTACATGGCCTCGGAAAACAGACTTAACTGAGTTGAAAAAGCTAGACTTCCCAGCTCCAGTTGGACCCAGGAGCAGAATCCGTATTTGGCGAACCAGGTCTCTATATGGCCTATAGGATTTTATGTCAAACAATAAGCTCTTGTGGAGCCTGTTGAAACAAGACAATTTTAACAGTTGACTGGAGGGTAGATCACAAGAACTTATCATAAATTTTCCtaggattcattttcttttcttatatattgtttttttatttttgagtagcaATTTGCTTTCCTGTTAAAAGGACACGAAATTATCCTACTTCAAATCCtactacaaaagaagaaaaaataaaaataacacttatAAACTAAATCCAATCAGACATAAAATCTACCAGGTTTAAGCAAGCAGATCATATAAACCTAGTAATAAATATGAACTGTGTTAAGTATGAAGATAACTTATCAGTAATAAACTTCAAAAAGCACAACATAATATGTGACTTTTGAAGTTTGTGGAAGTAGGTAATTTCTAACATATTCTTGAAGTTCATATAAGCATTCTCCACCTACCAGCCAGCCCTTCCAAAGTAATTGCCTAAAGTAGTTGAAATTGTAACTGCAAGAAGCCTAAGATATAATGTAGACATACAGCCAAATAATGGTTTTCCTTCAAGTATATAAAAACATTAGGAAGGCTTTCCCTCTACTTGGTGTTCTTTCTGTTTTAACATTGGTATTATCACAAACagctttataattataattatagtttATTCTTAATGATCCACAAGCTGTCTGTTATAATCTATGCTGCCAATTTGACAGAACCTATAATAGAATAAGTCTAAGATAATGAGCAGaataaaaaaacattcaaaacattGACTTACTGAGTAATCTCTTCCATGTTTCTTTTGTCCAGTAAGTCTAGGggaataatcaaagaaaaatgcaaattaccaGTTGTTGAATGACTGGCTAACTGAATGTCAATGCCTTCAccagggaaaaatacaaaaatagcttTTCCATAAGAACAGCACAGTATAATGAAAGCAAGTGGAGAAAATTCTGGCAAACCTCCTTAACATCTCTTTGGAGAGTCTAGAGCTAGAGGCAAGGTGGGCACTGTAAGATTAGATGGTTCACAGATCTCTTCTCATCCAATTACTCAGTGGTAGTGTGTGGCTTGCTCCAACACGGGAAATGAGAACTGAGGTCCTTTCTGAATCAGAGAAGCAAGGTATAAAGGCAGGGACAGGCCAAAGAAAGACTGAGAATAGTTAAAGATAGCTACTCTCCATGATCCAAGAGGTCTGAAAGGGATAATGTACagagacacacaaacaaaaaaaaaacccataggtACCAATGTTTCTCCGAAACCTACTAtcggtgggatgcctgggtggctcagtggtttagcatctgccttctgcccagggcataatcctggagacccgggatcaaatcccacatctggttccctgcatggagcctgcttctccctctggttgtgtctctgcctctcttatgaataaataaataaaatcttaaaaaaaaaaaaccctgctatcTGCAATTGGATTTCCTGGAACTTCCAAtacatttgattttcttcttggCTCCTAAGAGAATGTAGAACTCATCCCTACCGCATCAGAGTGTAGTGAGTGTTCAGGGAAGGACTGAGGACTTTATGTGAACAATGAGACTCAGgcacagaattatttattttctgtgaagaGACACTCTTTTGTGGTTGATTTAaaattgaaaaggcaaaaaaaaaaaagaaaaaaagacaagaaaaggcacctagttggctcagtgggttgagtgaccaaatcttgatttctgctcaggtcatgatctcccagtaGTGGGACCaagcccaggtcaggctccatgcaccactttgggctccacccgcagtgtagagtctgctgcagattctctctccccctcctccccttactcatgctttctctctctctctcataaataaataaataaataaataaataaataaataaataaataaataataaaatctttaaaaaagaaactgaaagggTCAGGTATAGTGATGCTGGCAATTCTCTATAATACAAAAGAAGAATACTatgtgaaacatttaaaaatatggctaTCCATATCTTTCCagaaaatctctttaaattacggaaagtagggatccctgggtggcacagcggtttagcgcctgcctttggcccagggcacgatcctggagacccgggatcgaatcccatgtcgggctcccggtgcatggagcctgcttctccctctgcctgtgtctctgcctctctctctgtgtgtgtgtgactatcataaataaataaaaatttttaaaaaattaaaaagataaaataaattacgGAAAGTAAAAATATTGAAGACTACATACAATgactataataaaacaaaaaaaagtgtaagTGTAACCAAAGAGAAAAGCAACCTCTTGGGATGTTACAAAGCATTTTCTTAACTTTAACatccaaaaggaaattaaaaatcaaaattgtaaatatatagaaaataataatataaacactaTATCAACCTTGTGATAAAGTACACTTTGTTAataacaagaaagaaggaaatttttgaaaatagaaaatagaaaagaatattgaaacaaaccttagaaatataaaaaggaattaacAAAAACACAAGATAAATTTTGTACATTGAAGAAAGGATAAATTAATATAGTAATTggtttaaactataaaatatattactgacTAGTCTAAtcaaagaaaaccaaattcaCAAAATGTCATGCCACAACTCACATGCCAAAATGGCTACATATTATAACAAAAAGTGTTGGGAAAAATTCAGACATGACGGAAACTCTAATATACTGCTTGCAACAGTGGAAATTGGTAGGACTATGTTGTAAAACTTTGTCAGAATCCATTGAAGCTGAACATACACAAATCTGATGACCCagaaagtttatatttatattctttaaaaaatatgaactaaAACACATGTACAAGAATgcttatagcagtattatttgtaatagcccccaACTAGAAAACTCAAATGTCTACCAAcagcaattttattaaaaaaccaaaagaaaacaaaaatagaggctcctgagtggctcagtcagttaagtgcctgacttgaTCTCAGCacaggtcctgagttcaagcctggagttgggctccacaccgggcatggagcctacctaaaaaaaaagagagagagagaaagaaaaaaaagaatgaaagaaaggaaagaaagaaagaaagatggaatcaTTACACTGGCAAAgtatatggaaatgaaaaggaacaaatgacTACAACACATAATATGGATGAATCAGTAGGGAGGCAGGGAGTTAAACAGCTGTCCTGAGATACATTTGCTCAGTTTACCAAATAACactctcaggggaaaaaaagaaaatgactcaaCCTGATTCCTTTGCAAATATGCTACGAATCTTATCTCCTGGTAAACAGACTAATGATATCTCCTGCAAGGAACATACTTATCTCTTGAATGTCCTTAACAGGATGTTCCTGGCTAAGGATTACTTAGGATAAATAAATACGGATCCTAT
The genomic region above belongs to Vulpes lagopus strain Blue_001 chromosome 3, ASM1834538v1, whole genome shotgun sequence and contains:
- the IFI44 gene encoding interferon-induced protein 44 isoform X1, giving the protein MAVTTCLTEMQEKKLQSCFGGKRFTLLYKASVHDFSGHNVYKRCNNQGPTVMVIYSEHDIFGAYIKDSYQEYGEKIPIVLFAFQKNEISECKIGAYSPSTFLCLYNEDNCSEFLLNLDGKKVTMKLDTIEKLQLKGQVSNERHQKHQKDKIISIKECEVFRCEDLLDKRNMEEITQLHKSLLFDIKSYRPYRDLVRQIRILLLGPTGAGKSSFFNSVKSVFRGHVTHQALVGSDAAGVSDKYRVYSIKDAGHNYSLPFILCDSMGLGEEDKGLCMDDIVYILKGHISDRYQFNPMKPITPGHSNYIENPLLKDRIHCVVFVFNINSVEHLSYEMMAKIKKIRRELIKCGIIHVVLLTHVDSLDLITKGDFIDIYRCTPVKCKLEMVHKELGFALSDILVVSNYTSEWELEPVKDLLILSALRQMLWAADDFLEDLPPEKTVFCFSFLREKEVKEGNKYVTPSHTNNFNLIIEEQKLRNKKTGKIEVAETEGAYFMYIWNEDAYAKL
- the IFI44 gene encoding interferon-induced protein 44 isoform X4: MAVTTCLTEMQEKKLQSCFGGKRFTLLYKASVHDFSGHNVYKRCNNQGPTVMVIYSEHDIFGAYIKDSYQEYGEKIPIVLFAFQKNEISECKIGAYSPSTFLCLYNEDNCSEFLLNLDGKKVTMKLDTIEKLQLKGQVSNERHQKHQKDKIISIKECEVFRCEDLLDKRNMEEITQLHKSLLFDIKSYRPYRDLVRQIRILLLGPTGAGKSSFFNSVKSVFRGHVTHQALVGSDAAGVSDKYRVYSIKDAGHNYSLPFILCDSMGLGEEDKGLCMDDIVYILKGHISDRYQFNPMKPITPGHSNYIENPLLKDRIHCVVFVFNINSVEHLSYEMMAKIKKIRRELIKCGIIHVVLLTHVDSLDLITKGDFIDIYRCTPVKCKLEMVHKELGFALSDILVVSNYTSEWELEPVKDLLILSALRQMLWAADDFLEDLPPEKTEKKK
- the IFI44 gene encoding interferon-induced protein 44 isoform X3 — its product is MAVTTCLTEMQEKKLQSCFGGKRFTLLYKASVHDFSGHNVYKRCNNQGPTVMVIYSEHDIFGAYIKDSYQEYGEKIPIVLFAFQKNEISECKIGAYSPSTFLCLYNEDNCSEFLLNLDGKKVTMKLDTIEKLQLKGQVSNERHQKHQKDKIISIKECEVFRCEDLLDKRNMEEITQLHKSLLFDIKSYRPYRDLVRQIRILLLGPTGAGKSSFFNSVKSVFRGHVTHQALVGSDAAGVSDKYRVYSIKDAGHNYSLPFILCDSMGLGEEDKGLCMDDIVYILKGHISDRYQFNPMKPITPGHSNYIENPLLKDRIHCVVFVFNINSVEHLSYEMMAKIKKIRRELIKCGIIHVVLLTHVDSLDLITKGDFIDIYRCTPVKCKLEMVHKELGFALSDILVVSNYTSEWELEPVKDLLILSALRQMLWAADDFLEDLPPEKTGKKKK
- the IFI44 gene encoding interferon-induced protein 44 isoform X2; the protein is MAVTTCLTEMQEKKLQSCFGGKRFTLLYKASVHDFSGHNVYKRCNNQGPTVMVIYSEHDIFGAYIKDSYQEYGEKIPIVLFAFQKNEISECKIGAYSPSTFLCLYNEDNCSEFLLNLDGKKVTMKLDTIEKLQLKGQVSNERHQKHQKDKIISIKECEVFRCEDLLDKRNMEEITQLHKSLLFDIKSYRPYRDLVRQIRILLLGPTGAGKSSFFNSVKSVFRGHVTHQALVGSDAAGVSDKYRVYSIKDAGHNYSLPFILCDSMGLGEEDKGLCMDDIVYILKGHISDRYQFNPMKPITPGHSNYIENPLLKDRIHCVVFVFNINSVEHLSYEMMAKIKKIRRELIKCGIIHVVLLTHVDSLDLITKGDFIDIYRCTPVKCKLEMVHKELGFALSDILVVSNYTSEWELEPVKDLLILSALRQMLWAADDFLEDLPPEKTDFIYSFMRDT